One genomic window of Desmospora activa DSM 45169 includes the following:
- a CDS encoding HAD-IIA family hydrolase — translation MKGFIFDLDGTIYLGERAIPGAAEAVNTLLRRGDRVVFLSNKPIATRRSYVQKLNQLGIPAEESNVIHASMVTARLLKERLKPHEQVLVIGERPIREELREHGVKLTYWPDQARYVLLSWDRDLTYEKLNRAYQAWRHGAELIASNPDRTCPVEGGELPDTAALIGAMEALTGERIRLVAGKPSLFMAQAALEVLKLSAADCWMVGDRLETDIRMAVEAGMRAALVLTGVSTRSMVEGCSHPPDRILDSVAQVVEL, via the coding sequence GTGAAAGGATTTATCTTTGATTTGGACGGCACGATTTATTTGGGAGAGCGGGCCATCCCGGGAGCGGCGGAAGCTGTAAATACGCTGTTGCGGCGGGGAGATCGAGTGGTGTTTCTCTCCAACAAACCGATTGCAACCCGTCGCTCCTATGTACAGAAATTAAACCAGCTCGGCATTCCTGCTGAGGAGAGCAATGTGATTCATGCATCGATGGTGACGGCGCGGTTGTTAAAGGAGCGCCTTAAGCCACATGAACAAGTGCTGGTGATAGGGGAGCGACCGATCCGCGAAGAGTTGCGCGAACATGGGGTGAAGCTGACTTATTGGCCGGATCAGGCCCGTTATGTCCTGCTGTCATGGGACCGGGATCTCACTTATGAAAAATTGAATCGAGCTTATCAGGCGTGGCGTCATGGAGCGGAACTGATCGCCTCCAATCCGGATCGCACCTGCCCGGTAGAGGGCGGGGAGCTGCCGGATACCGCTGCTTTGATCGGGGCGATGGAGGCACTGACAGGTGAACGGATTCGTCTGGTAGCCGGGAAACCCTCTCTTTTTATGGCCCAAGCGGCACTGGAGGTCTTAAAACTGTCTGCGGCTGACTGTTGGATGGTAGGAGATCGCTTGGAAACCGACATCCGGATGGCGGTTGAAGCCGGTATGCGCGCAGCCCTCGTCTTGACGGGGGTGAGTACGCGATCGATGGTAGAGGGTTGTTCCCATCCACCGGATCGCATCTTGGATAGTGTGGCTCAGGTGGTAGAGCTTTGA
- a CDS encoding spore coat associated protein CotJA produces the protein MFEGGRTVYYTTRKFYAPYVSPHDPCPPLRWRSYETPPQLYLGFQPYHLQQFHPMEALRMGTLWPQLYAPYTNPYTGEGRAVDGQYSGVESQEENTVRPDVERDSSS, from the coding sequence GTGTTCGAAGGAGGGAGGACGGTGTATTACACCACGAGAAAATTCTACGCCCCCTATGTCAGCCCCCATGATCCCTGTCCCCCGTTACGGTGGAGAAGTTATGAAACCCCGCCACAACTGTATCTCGGTTTTCAACCGTATCATCTGCAACAGTTTCATCCGATGGAGGCGTTAAGGATGGGGACTCTTTGGCCCCAGCTGTATGCTCCCTATACCAATCCTTATACGGGAGAGGGGAGGGCGGTCGATGGGCAATATTCAGGGGTGGAGTCGCAAGAGGAAAACACAGTACGACCAGATGTTGAAAGAGATTCAAGTAGTTGA